One window of Aggregicoccus sp. 17bor-14 genomic DNA carries:
- a CDS encoding ATPase domain-containing protein, translating into MAGKHGRGEKEPAQQDTQERVATGVQRLDFILKGGLIRTASYVILGPPGTGKTVLGNQICFNHVMRGGRALYVTLLSESHARMLSNIRSMSFFDEEVIPGQLRYLSGYDVLEREGLEGLLAFVRDAARKHRATLLVVDGLDAAGEFAPTTLAFKKYLHEQQAFTSLLGCTTLMLTPRGAAEAHAANTSVDGILELSLQNVGPRGVRELTVHKFRGSDCLLGRHEVEISRDGVVIHPRTEVQFADPHERAREDRIRMAFGIKRLDEALHGGVLSGSATTLLGAPGTGKTLLGLKFLEEGSRAGEPGVYFGFFETPPRLVEKGEAVGIHLARAVKSKLLEIQWQPPLENNLDSLAERLLERIRERDVGKQRLRLFVDGISGFRSATVYPDRLGRFLSALTHQLRILDVTTVFSEETPLFRPDIEMPNQELGGAVENVILLRNVELQSELHRLVSIMKVRESAYDSAIREFRISQKGIEVDGPFPAAEGILSGQARSLAVPAPKRKKRRIFGSRK; encoded by the coding sequence ATGGCAGGCAAGCACGGACGCGGCGAGAAGGAGCCCGCGCAACAGGACACGCAGGAGCGGGTGGCCACCGGCGTGCAACGCCTGGACTTCATCCTCAAGGGCGGCCTCATCCGCACCGCGTCCTATGTGATCCTGGGCCCGCCGGGCACGGGCAAGACGGTGCTCGGCAACCAGATCTGCTTCAACCACGTCATGCGGGGGGGCCGCGCGCTCTACGTCACGCTGCTCTCCGAGAGCCACGCGCGCATGCTCTCCAACATCCGCTCGATGTCCTTCTTCGACGAGGAGGTCATCCCCGGCCAGTTGCGCTACCTCAGCGGCTACGACGTGCTCGAGCGCGAGGGGCTGGAGGGGCTGCTCGCCTTCGTGCGCGACGCGGCCCGCAAGCACCGCGCCACGCTGCTCGTCGTGGACGGGCTGGATGCCGCGGGGGAGTTCGCTCCGACCACGCTCGCGTTCAAGAAGTACCTGCACGAGCAGCAGGCCTTCACCTCGCTGCTGGGCTGCACCACCCTGATGCTCACCCCGCGCGGCGCCGCCGAGGCCCACGCGGCCAACACCTCCGTGGACGGCATCCTCGAGCTCAGCCTGCAGAACGTGGGGCCGCGCGGGGTGCGCGAGCTCACCGTGCACAAGTTCCGCGGCAGCGACTGCCTCCTCGGCCGCCACGAGGTGGAGATCTCGCGCGACGGCGTGGTCATCCACCCGCGCACCGAGGTGCAGTTCGCGGACCCGCACGAGCGCGCCCGCGAGGACCGCATCCGCATGGCCTTCGGCATCAAGCGCCTGGACGAGGCGCTGCACGGCGGGGTGCTCTCGGGCTCCGCCACCACGCTGCTCGGCGCACCCGGCACGGGCAAGACGCTGCTGGGGCTCAAGTTCCTCGAGGAGGGGTCCCGGGCGGGCGAGCCCGGCGTGTACTTCGGCTTCTTCGAGACCCCGCCGCGCCTCGTGGAGAAGGGCGAGGCGGTGGGCATCCACCTCGCCCGGGCGGTGAAGAGCAAGCTCCTGGAGATCCAGTGGCAGCCGCCGCTGGAGAACAACCTGGACAGCCTCGCGGAGCGGCTGCTCGAGCGCATCCGCGAGCGCGACGTGGGCAAGCAGCGCCTGCGCCTCTTCGTGGACGGCATCTCCGGCTTCCGCTCGGCCACGGTGTACCCGGACCGGCTGGGGCGCTTCCTCAGCGCGCTCACCCACCAGCTGCGCATCCTGGACGTGACCACCGTCTTCAGCGAGGAGACGCCGCTGTTCCGCCCGGACATCGAGATGCCCAACCAGGAGCTGGGCGGCGCGGTGGAGAACGTCATCCTGCTGCGCAACGTGGAGCTGCAGAGCGAGCTGCACCGGCTCGTCTCCATCATGAAGGTGCGCGAGAGCGCCTACGACAGCGCCATCCGCGAGTTCCGCATCTCGCAGAAGGGCATCGAGGTGGACGGGCCCTTCCCGGCGGCCGAGGGCATCCTCAGCGGGCAGGCCCGCTCGCTCGCCGTCCCGGCCCCGAAGCGCAAGAAGCGGCGCATCTTCGGGAGCCGCAAATGA
- a CDS encoding response regulator — translation MTTVLVVDDEFDILEALKDILELEGYRALGFPNGALALRAMQESPPDLVIADLMMPAMDGLELLKAARADPRLAQVPVVLMSALKPKVSQAEYGWRAFLQKPFNLDALLALVREQVGPP, via the coding sequence ATGACCACCGTGCTCGTGGTCGACGACGAGTTCGACATCCTCGAGGCCCTGAAGGACATCCTCGAGCTGGAGGGCTATCGCGCCCTGGGCTTCCCCAACGGCGCCCTCGCGCTGCGCGCGATGCAGGAGAGCCCGCCGGACCTGGTCATCGCGGACCTGATGATGCCCGCGATGGACGGGCTCGAGCTGCTCAAGGCCGCGCGCGCGGACCCCCGGCTCGCCCAGGTGCCCGTGGTGCTGATGAGCGCGCTCAAGCCCAAGGTGAGCCAGGCCGAGTACGGCTGGCGCGCCTTCCTGCAGAAGCCCTTCAACCTGGACGCGCTGCTCGCCCTGGTGCGCGAGCAGGTGGGGCCGCCCTAG
- a CDS encoding DUF971 domain-containing protein, translating into MSFWDRIKPAARPPTATDVKLSPDGRTLTLGWDDGFTTHASAQHLRQQCPCAECVDEWTNKRTLDPSRVPADLAITQVQPVGNYALAFAFGDGHSTGIYHWTHLRELTKP; encoded by the coding sequence GTGAGCTTCTGGGATCGCATCAAGCCTGCCGCCCGCCCCCCCACCGCCACCGACGTGAAGCTCTCGCCGGACGGGCGCACGCTCACGCTCGGGTGGGACGACGGTTTCACCACCCACGCGAGCGCCCAGCACCTGCGCCAGCAGTGCCCCTGCGCCGAGTGCGTGGACGAGTGGACGAACAAGCGCACCCTGGACCCCTCGCGCGTGCCGGCGGACCTGGCCATCACCCAGGTGCAGCCGGTGGGCAACTACGCGCTCGCCTTCGCCTTCGGAGACGGGCACTCCACCGGCATCTACCACTGGACGCACCTGCGCGAGCTGACGAAGCCCTAG
- a CDS encoding HD domain-containing phosphohydrolase: MRLFKAILLLMLVASIVPTVMVGWLSVHDTREILVRDAQELTQERVEQLRLKSERYLEEPTRAVMSLARVPGFFALPLSEQRTHVASVLNQSREVLALTVFDARGERLPGLQAFAVNDVSPTAMAGHEARARGLLGGLTELRYAPVALQPGTGEPVVTLAFPIGEPARGYVAADVALAGLRAMLAEQRLGSSGFAYLVDRDGRLLAGGLLRERAGADVSARPPVAHMLQALARSPRRGLFAELFHVGNFGTGDDAVVSAYAALPGPGWAVVSEQPVALAYKQVATMERRIVLGVGLAFLAALALAASFSRYLTRPLKGFIAGALELAKGKFGAQVRVEQKNELGELARTFNYMSQQLLAYDHETRGLYESLENGYLETIVALANSIDSKDAYTRGHSQRVADVAMEIGRELGLPESELKQLQYGGILHDIGKIGIPEAILLKQSRLTDEEMAVMREHPVIGDTIIQPVSFLGPGVRACVRNHHERWDGTGYPDKLAGEAIPLTARIVSCADTFDACTSTRPYQKAMPLSEAMGILDRLSGQQLDPRVVAALRSVLQKRGVRVEGHRQPVKLAS, from the coding sequence GTGCGTCTGTTCAAGGCCATCCTCCTGCTGATGCTGGTGGCGAGCATCGTTCCCACGGTGATGGTGGGCTGGCTCTCCGTGCACGACACGCGCGAGATCCTCGTGCGCGACGCGCAGGAGCTCACCCAGGAGCGCGTGGAGCAGCTGCGGCTCAAGAGCGAGCGCTACCTCGAGGAGCCCACGCGCGCGGTGATGTCGCTCGCGCGCGTGCCGGGCTTCTTCGCGCTGCCCTTGAGCGAGCAGCGCACGCACGTGGCGAGCGTGCTCAACCAGAGCCGCGAGGTGCTCGCGCTCACCGTCTTTGACGCGCGCGGCGAGCGGCTGCCGGGGCTGCAGGCCTTCGCCGTGAACGACGTCTCCCCCACCGCCATGGCCGGGCACGAGGCGCGCGCGCGCGGGCTGCTCGGTGGCCTCACCGAGCTGCGCTACGCGCCGGTGGCCCTGCAGCCGGGGACGGGGGAGCCGGTGGTGACGCTGGCCTTCCCCATCGGGGAGCCGGCGCGCGGCTACGTCGCGGCGGACGTGGCGCTCGCGGGGCTGCGGGCGATGCTGGCCGAGCAGCGGCTGGGCTCGAGCGGCTTCGCGTACCTGGTGGACCGCGACGGGCGGCTGCTCGCGGGAGGCCTCCTGCGCGAGCGCGCGGGCGCGGACGTCTCAGCCCGCCCGCCCGTCGCGCACATGCTGCAGGCGCTCGCGCGCTCCCCCCGGCGCGGGCTCTTCGCCGAGCTCTTCCACGTGGGCAACTTCGGCACGGGCGACGACGCGGTGGTGAGCGCGTACGCGGCGCTGCCGGGGCCCGGCTGGGCCGTGGTGAGCGAGCAGCCGGTGGCGCTCGCGTACAAGCAGGTGGCCACGATGGAGCGGCGCATCGTGCTGGGCGTGGGGCTCGCCTTCCTCGCGGCGCTCGCGCTCGCGGCGAGCTTCAGCCGCTACCTCACGCGGCCGCTCAAGGGCTTCATCGCGGGGGCGCTCGAGCTCGCGAAGGGCAAGTTCGGCGCGCAGGTGCGCGTGGAGCAGAAGAACGAGCTGGGGGAGCTGGCCCGGACCTTCAACTACATGAGCCAGCAGCTGCTCGCCTACGATCACGAGACGCGCGGGCTCTACGAGAGCCTGGAGAACGGCTACCTCGAGACGATCGTCGCGCTGGCCAACTCCATCGACTCGAAGGACGCGTACACGCGCGGCCACAGCCAGCGCGTGGCGGACGTGGCCATGGAGATCGGCCGCGAGCTGGGCCTGCCCGAGAGCGAGCTGAAGCAGCTGCAGTACGGCGGCATCCTCCACGACATCGGGAAGATCGGCATCCCCGAGGCCATCCTGCTCAAGCAGAGCCGCCTCACCGACGAGGAGATGGCGGTGATGCGCGAGCACCCGGTCATCGGGGACACCATCATCCAGCCGGTGAGCTTCCTGGGGCCCGGCGTGCGCGCCTGCGTGCGCAACCACCACGAGCGCTGGGACGGCACCGGGTACCCGGACAAGCTCGCGGGCGAGGCCATCCCGCTCACCGCGCGCATCGTGTCCTGCGCGGACACCTTCGACGCCTGCACCAGCACCCGCCCCTACCAGAAGGCGATGCCGCTCTCGGAGGCGATGGGCATCCTCGACCGCCTCAGCGGCCAGCAGCTGGACCCCCGGGTGGTCGCCGCGCTGCGCAGCGTGCTGCAGAAGCGCGGCGTGCGGGTGGAGGGGCACCGCCAGCCGGTGAAGCTCGCATCCTGA
- a CDS encoding LysM peptidoglycan-binding domain-containing protein, with product MSPLLRNLARRLSGALAAAVGFALLVMGASPLSPRTAAAAATPTAAARAPAAPQPTPTPTSATLAAGETLEQLAERTLGDRRAAAELRALNGLAPDAKPAAGQSLRLPGPERGLALGALAAARNALAQTPPEAQKRQEAAAALAEAEAHLQAARYARAAQSADAAWQLVSASASKPTAFTVDVAESGATAVHARSGKPVRVEAEGVVRPVYPGQAATVEKGQPPTLSLQTAQPLAAPQLLQPEHARKLSFPAAAQKGPNGQRAPVLGPVQLAWSEVPGARGYEVEVVPPSGAALRLTVEAPRARLPLLPAGLYRWNVRALGPATPGEASASREFELAPSSLKLEVKGSSWK from the coding sequence GTGAGCCCCCTGCTCCGCAACCTGGCCCGCAGGCTCTCCGGCGCGCTCGCCGCCGCGGTGGGCTTCGCCCTGCTCGTCATGGGCGCCTCGCCCCTCTCGCCGCGGACGGCCGCCGCGGCTGCCACTCCCACCGCGGCCGCGCGCGCCCCCGCTGCGCCGCAGCCCACGCCCACGCCCACGAGCGCGACGCTCGCCGCGGGCGAGACGCTGGAGCAGCTCGCGGAGCGCACGCTGGGAGACCGCCGCGCGGCCGCGGAGCTGCGCGCCCTCAACGGGCTCGCGCCGGACGCGAAGCCCGCGGCAGGCCAGTCGCTGCGGCTGCCGGGCCCCGAGCGCGGGCTCGCGCTGGGCGCGCTCGCGGCCGCCCGCAACGCGCTCGCGCAGACGCCGCCCGAGGCGCAGAAGCGCCAGGAGGCCGCCGCCGCGCTCGCCGAGGCCGAGGCGCACCTGCAGGCGGCCCGCTACGCGCGCGCGGCGCAGTCCGCGGATGCGGCGTGGCAGCTGGTCTCCGCGAGCGCGAGCAAGCCCACCGCCTTCACCGTGGACGTGGCGGAGAGCGGCGCCACCGCGGTGCACGCGCGCTCGGGCAAGCCGGTGCGCGTGGAGGCCGAGGGCGTCGTGCGCCCGGTGTACCCGGGCCAGGCGGCGACGGTGGAGAAGGGCCAGCCTCCGACCCTGAGCTTGCAGACCGCGCAGCCGCTCGCGGCGCCGCAGCTGCTGCAGCCCGAGCACGCGCGCAAGCTCAGCTTCCCGGCCGCGGCGCAGAAGGGGCCGAATGGCCAGCGCGCGCCGGTGCTGGGCCCGGTGCAGCTCGCCTGGAGCGAGGTGCCCGGGGCACGCGGCTACGAGGTCGAGGTGGTGCCGCCCTCGGGTGCGGCGCTGCGGCTGACGGTGGAGGCCCCCCGCGCGCGCCTGCCGCTGCTGCCCGCGGGGCTCTACCGCTGGAACGTGCGGGCGCTGGGCCCTGCCACGCCGGGCGAGGCCTCGGCCTCGCGGGAGTTCGAGCTCGCCCCCAGCAGCCTGAAGCTCGAGGTCAAGGGCTCGAGCTGGAAGTAG
- a CDS encoding FecR domain-containing protein has product MALLCALAAPVGCSPGAPPPPPEDARPSAPAQPPRAHLRSVKGGVLLKRAAGDEWVSAQEGQALYENDKVRTVAGASALVAFVNGSELSLGESALVGIAETRPAPGRDRSDVTVLRGRVDAELQDPERQSLTVSTPAATVKAGREIVFQ; this is encoded by the coding sequence ATGGCGCTCTTGTGCGCGCTCGCAGCGCCTGTGGGCTGCTCGCCCGGCGCCCCGCCCCCGCCGCCCGAGGACGCCCGCCCGAGCGCCCCGGCCCAGCCGCCGCGCGCCCACCTGCGCTCGGTGAAGGGCGGCGTGCTGCTCAAGCGCGCCGCGGGCGACGAGTGGGTGAGCGCGCAGGAGGGCCAGGCCCTCTACGAGAACGACAAGGTGCGCACCGTGGCGGGCGCGAGCGCGCTCGTGGCCTTCGTCAACGGCAGCGAGCTGAGCCTCGGCGAGAGCGCGCTGGTGGGCATCGCCGAGACGCGCCCTGCGCCCGGCCGCGACCGCTCCGACGTGACGGTGCTGCGCGGGCGCGTGGACGCCGAGCTGCAGGACCCCGAGCGCCAGTCGCTCACCGTCAGCACCCCGGCGGCCACCGTGAAGGCCGGAAGGGAGATCGTGTTCCAGTGA
- a CDS encoding carbon-nitrogen hydrolase family protein, translated as MHLIAAAQMVSTGDKAHNLEVATRLVRQAAGLGARLVGLPENFSWMGNDAERAAAAEGLEGPTLARMAQLARELKVTLLAGSVLETGAPGARLYNTSVLFGPDGARLAVYRKVHLFDVEVGDGATYRESAAVAPGTEVVAAPLQPAELGTLGMSVCYDLRFPELYRRLATAGATVLAVPAAFTLMTGKDHWEVLLRARAIENQAYVLAPAQGGKHSEKRVTYGHAMVVDPWGLVVARASEGEGLAVAPVDPALLARIRENLPCLKHRRLDV; from the coding sequence ATGCACCTCATCGCCGCCGCCCAGATGGTCTCCACCGGAGACAAGGCCCACAACCTCGAGGTGGCGACGCGGCTCGTGCGCCAGGCGGCCGGGCTCGGTGCGCGGCTGGTGGGGCTGCCGGAGAACTTCAGCTGGATGGGCAACGACGCGGAGCGCGCCGCCGCAGCCGAGGGGCTGGAGGGGCCCACGCTCGCCCGCATGGCGCAGCTCGCCCGGGAGCTGAAGGTCACGCTGCTCGCGGGCTCGGTCCTGGAGACGGGGGCGCCGGGCGCGCGGCTCTACAACACCAGCGTGCTCTTCGGGCCGGACGGTGCGCGGCTCGCCGTGTACCGCAAGGTGCACCTCTTCGACGTGGAGGTGGGCGACGGGGCGACCTACCGCGAGAGCGCGGCGGTGGCCCCCGGCACCGAGGTGGTGGCGGCGCCCCTGCAGCCCGCGGAGCTGGGCACCCTGGGGATGAGCGTCTGCTACGACCTGCGCTTCCCCGAGCTCTACCGCCGCCTCGCCACCGCGGGCGCGACGGTGCTCGCGGTGCCCGCGGCGTTCACGCTGATGACCGGCAAGGACCACTGGGAGGTGCTGCTGCGCGCGCGGGCCATCGAGAACCAGGCCTACGTGCTCGCGCCCGCGCAGGGCGGCAAGCACAGCGAGAAGCGCGTCACCTACGGCCACGCGATGGTGGTGGACCCGTGGGGCCTCGTCGTGGCGCGCGCCTCCGAGGGCGAGGGGCTGGCCGTCGCCCCGGTCGACCCGGCCCTGCTCGCGCGCATCCGCGAGAACCTCCCCTGCCTCAAGCACCGCCGCCTGGACGTCTGA
- the rimP gene encoding ribosome maturation factor RimP has product MAESNFKQTVESRAMELLEPIVAGEGLELLELEYLREREGWVLRLFIDKPGGRVGLEECSQVSRAVDTVLDVEDFIPHEYNLEVSSPGVNRPLKKPSHFERVKGERVKVKTFGPIGEPPRKNFTGKLVEITADDVAVDVEGGGVFRIPFKDIAKANLEFEF; this is encoded by the coding sequence ATGGCCGAGTCCAACTTCAAGCAGACGGTCGAGTCGAGGGCGATGGAGCTCCTCGAGCCCATCGTTGCGGGAGAGGGCCTGGAGCTGCTGGAGCTCGAGTACCTGCGTGAGCGCGAGGGCTGGGTGCTGCGGCTCTTCATCGACAAGCCGGGTGGCCGCGTGGGGCTGGAGGAGTGCTCCCAGGTGAGCCGCGCGGTGGACACCGTGCTCGACGTGGAGGACTTCATCCCCCACGAGTACAACCTCGAGGTCTCCAGCCCCGGCGTCAACCGCCCGCTGAAGAAGCCCTCGCACTTCGAGCGCGTGAAAGGCGAGCGGGTGAAGGTGAAGACCTTCGGCCCCATCGGCGAGCCGCCGCGCAAGAACTTCACGGGCAAGCTCGTGGAGATCACGGCGGACGACGTGGCGGTGGACGTGGAGGGGGGCGGTGTCTTCCGCATCCCCTTCAAGGACATCGCCAAGGCGAATCTGGAGTTCGAGTTCTAG
- the nusA gene encoding transcription termination factor NusA, translating into MATQANPTINLNLVLDQVAKDKGIERSVLIATLEDAMTTAAKKHFGQDRNLEAKYDTEKGVVELFQAIVVVTEITDPVQGVNQLSLAEAQRKGMEVEPGDELVFQIFYRDEDAAEAKAQDDQYGDILRLKTFRRGFGRIAAQTAKQVILQRTRDAERENVFNEYKDRKNEIVTGIARRFERGNIIVDLGRAEAVLPVREQVPRETYRAGDRVQAYVLDVLRESKGPQIVLSRASVNLLTKLFEMEVPEIAEGIVVIEAAAREPGGRAKIAVSSRDSDVDPVGACVGMKGSRVQAVVQELRGEKIDIVPFDEDSARFVCSALAPAEVSRVIIDEANKAMELIVPDDQLSLAIGRRGQNVRLAAQLTGWKLDINSESRVREMREFANKSLGALPGVNEMLIETLYAHGFRQAKDVAEASPEVLAQIPGIDPARIPAMQDVARVQMVEDAQELSKMESEREAARIAEARRHPDELNQTERMARVRGLGEKAIEALMSSGYGTVEDIANEKDLAKLGEVPGVGIKKARQIKSAAETYLVEEAKLRTELNAERAAHTAALGLGSAGSTEEAKA; encoded by the coding sequence ATGGCTACGCAGGCGAACCCCACCATCAACCTCAACCTCGTGCTCGACCAGGTCGCCAAGGACAAGGGCATCGAGCGGAGCGTGCTCATCGCCACGCTCGAGGACGCGATGACCACCGCGGCCAAGAAGCACTTCGGCCAGGATCGCAACCTCGAGGCGAAGTACGACACCGAGAAGGGCGTGGTGGAGCTGTTCCAGGCCATCGTCGTCGTCACCGAGATCACCGACCCCGTGCAGGGCGTGAACCAGCTCAGCCTCGCCGAGGCGCAGCGCAAGGGCATGGAGGTGGAGCCCGGCGACGAGCTCGTCTTCCAGATCTTCTACCGCGACGAGGACGCCGCCGAGGCCAAGGCCCAGGACGACCAGTACGGCGACATCCTGCGCCTGAAGACCTTCCGCCGCGGCTTCGGCCGCATCGCCGCGCAGACGGCGAAGCAGGTCATCCTGCAGCGCACCCGGGACGCCGAGCGCGAGAACGTCTTCAACGAGTACAAGGACCGCAAGAACGAGATCGTGACGGGCATCGCCCGCCGCTTCGAGCGCGGCAACATCATCGTGGACCTGGGCCGCGCCGAGGCCGTGCTCCCGGTGCGCGAGCAGGTGCCGCGCGAGACCTACCGCGCCGGTGACCGCGTGCAGGCCTACGTGCTGGACGTGCTGCGCGAGAGCAAGGGTCCCCAGATCGTGCTGTCCCGCGCGAGCGTGAACCTGCTCACCAAGCTCTTCGAGATGGAGGTGCCCGAGATCGCCGAGGGCATCGTCGTCATCGAGGCAGCGGCGCGCGAGCCCGGCGGCCGCGCGAAGATCGCCGTCAGCAGCCGCGACTCGGACGTGGATCCCGTGGGCGCCTGCGTGGGCATGAAGGGCAGCCGCGTGCAGGCCGTGGTGCAGGAGCTGCGCGGCGAGAAGATCGACATCGTGCCCTTCGACGAGGACTCGGCCCGCTTCGTCTGCAGCGCGCTCGCGCCGGCGGAGGTGAGCCGCGTGATCATCGACGAGGCGAACAAGGCCATGGAGCTCATCGTCCCGGACGACCAGCTCTCGCTCGCCATCGGGCGGCGCGGCCAGAACGTGCGCCTCGCGGCCCAGCTCACCGGCTGGAAGCTGGACATCAACAGCGAGAGCCGCGTGCGCGAGATGCGCGAGTTCGCGAACAAGAGCCTCGGCGCGCTGCCCGGCGTGAACGAGATGCTCATCGAGACGCTCTACGCCCACGGCTTCCGCCAGGCGAAGGACGTGGCCGAGGCCTCCCCCGAGGTGCTCGCGCAGATCCCCGGCATCGACCCCGCCCGCATCCCCGCCATGCAGGACGTGGCGCGCGTGCAGATGGTGGAGGACGCCCAGGAGCTCTCCAAGATGGAGAGCGAGCGCGAGGCCGCCCGCATCGCCGAGGCGCGCCGTCACCCGGACGAGCTGAACCAGACCGAGCGCATGGCGCGCGTGCGCGGCCTGGGCGAGAAGGCCATCGAGGCCCTCATGTCCAGCGGCTACGGCACGGTCGAGGACATCGCCAACGAGAAGGACCTCGCGAAGCTGGGCGAGGTCCCGGGCGTGGGCATCAAGAAGGCGCGGCAGATCAAGAGCGCCGCGGAGACCTACCTGGTGGAGGAGGCCAAGCTGCGCACCGAGCTCAACGCCGAGCGCGCCGCCCACACCGCCGCCCTGGGGCTCGGCAGTGCCGGAAGCACCGAGGAGGCCAAGGCGTAA
- a CDS encoding YlxR family protein, which translates to MEPGGGVAVDRKSRQPGRGAYLCGAGCLSAALKRKAFGRAFRGKAGPLDPLVLERALGLGAAAGSGR; encoded by the coding sequence ATGGAGCCCGGGGGTGGAGTGGCAGTGGACAGGAAGAGCAGGCAGCCTGGACGGGGTGCCTACCTTTGCGGCGCCGGATGTCTCTCGGCGGCGCTCAAGAGAAAAGCCTTCGGAAGGGCATTCCGGGGGAAGGCGGGGCCGCTAGACCCCCTGGTGCTCGAGCGAGCACTGGGCCTGGGGGCAGCGGCGGGGTCGGGGAGGTAG